In a single window of the Paenibacillus sp. MMS20-IR301 genome:
- the rbfA gene encoding 30S ribosome-binding factor RbfA has product MSKIRAGRVGEQIKKELSQLIQSGLKDPRVGFVTVTGVDVTNDLSQAKVYLSVFGDGEQQAGSLKAIEKANGFLRSELGKAIRLRHTPELIFKIDESVAYGSHIEKLLGEIGKNE; this is encoded by the coding sequence ATGTCTAAAATCAGAGCCGGACGGGTTGGCGAACAGATCAAGAAAGAGCTGAGCCAGCTTATCCAGAGTGGTCTTAAGGACCCGCGTGTAGGGTTTGTAACAGTTACTGGCGTAGATGTGACGAACGATTTGTCGCAGGCCAAGGTATACCTGAGCGTATTCGGGGACGGAGAGCAGCAGGCAGGCTCGCTCAAGGCGATTGAGAAAGCGAACGGCTTTCTCCGCTCAGAGCTTGGCAAAGCAATCCGCCTGCGCCATACGCCTGAGCTGATCTTCAAGATTGATGAATCCGTAGCTTACGGAAGTCATATCGAGAAGCTGCTCGGCGAAATCGGCAAAAACGAATAG
- a CDS encoding polysaccharide deacetylase family protein: MKTDKAALVLACIAVIIGIGSTDGPVKEMFAGLKPQAAEAVLGTGGADKSEELRARIVKQAAELNAPPVDAALDRVWKAIPGYNGLEVDVEASYRNALLRGPSDSLKLVYRQSVPKVSLDDLGAQPIYRGNPAKPMVSLMINVAWGNDYIIPMLDILDAEQVKVTFFLDGSWLSKNKELAAEMLKRGHEVENHAYSHPNMSQLSRARATVEIEKTQKLLKESLGVTNKWFAPPSGDFNQQTVEIAASLGLKTVLWTLDTVDWQGPSPESVIHKISSKAEPGTLVLMHPTASSSKALRGMIRGIRAKGLQLGTVSQTLSAKRVLPPEVE; the protein is encoded by the coding sequence ATGAAGACGGATAAAGCCGCGCTTGTGCTGGCGTGTATTGCTGTTATAATCGGGATCGGCAGCACGGATGGCCCGGTTAAAGAGATGTTCGCCGGGCTGAAGCCGCAGGCTGCGGAGGCTGTGCTTGGTACGGGCGGTGCCGATAAAAGTGAGGAACTGCGTGCACGGATAGTCAAGCAGGCGGCTGAGCTGAATGCCCCGCCGGTTGATGCGGCCCTTGACCGGGTATGGAAGGCCATACCGGGCTATAACGGGCTTGAAGTAGATGTGGAGGCATCGTACCGGAATGCCCTGCTGCGGGGGCCGTCAGACAGTCTCAAGCTTGTTTACCGCCAGAGCGTGCCCAAGGTATCACTGGATGACCTGGGGGCGCAGCCGATTTACCGGGGGAATCCGGCGAAGCCGATGGTTTCCCTGATGATTAACGTCGCCTGGGGCAATGATTATATCATTCCGATGCTGGATATTCTGGATGCGGAGCAGGTGAAGGTAACCTTTTTCCTTGATGGCAGCTGGCTGAGTAAGAATAAGGAGCTGGCCGCAGAGATGCTGAAGCGCGGACATGAGGTAGAGAATCATGCCTATTCACATCCCAATATGAGCCAGCTTAGCCGGGCGCGCGCTACCGTAGAGATCGAGAAGACGCAGAAGCTGCTGAAGGAGAGCCTGGGCGTAACCAATAAGTGGTTTGCCCCGCCGTCAGGCGATTTTAACCAGCAGACCGTAGAAATAGCAGCCTCACTGGGTCTGAAGACGGTGCTCTGGACGCTGGATACAGTGGATTGGCAGGGTCCGTCACCGGAATCGGTCATCCATAAAATCAGCAGCAAAGCTGAACCGGGCACCCTGGTGCTGATGCATCCGACAGCCTCCTCCTCCAAAGCGCTGAGGGGAATGATCCGCGGGATCAGGGCGAAGGGACTGCAGCTGGGAACCGTCAGCCAGACGCTGTCAGCAAAGCGGGTATTGCCGCCGGAAGTTGAGTGA
- a CDS encoding bifunctional oligoribonuclease/PAP phosphatase NrnA, producing MQSYEQSLQQTRKFLLEHDDYLVVSHVQPDGDAVSSTLAVGWLLSCLGKKYTMVNEGPIPSRMEYLWQSGEIINLTAEALTRQYSHVICVDCADFQRVGRTQQHFASDALILNIDHHPTNNGYGAVQLIKPDAAATAEILFDLLKTFGVQWDIDIATAIYTGLLTDTGGFRYNNTSAKVMAAVSELLALGVNGPELAETLLEEMTLAQVKVLNRALTTLQMSPEGDIAWVHVTPQDMLECGAANEDLEGIVNYPRNIRGVEVGILFKVIDEQAVKASLRSAGKVDVAALAQVFGGGGHTRAAGARINGTLEEAVAQVLEEVKRHL from the coding sequence ATGCAGAGCTATGAACAAAGTCTCCAGCAGACCCGTAAGTTTCTGCTGGAACACGACGATTATCTTGTAGTGTCGCATGTTCAGCCGGACGGAGATGCAGTCAGCTCCACCCTCGCGGTGGGCTGGCTTCTCTCATGTCTGGGCAAGAAATACACTATGGTGAATGAAGGGCCAATACCTAGCCGTATGGAATATTTATGGCAGTCGGGTGAGATCATTAATCTGACCGCCGAGGCACTGACCCGCCAGTACAGTCATGTCATCTGTGTCGACTGTGCTGATTTTCAGCGGGTGGGGCGCACACAGCAGCATTTTGCCAGTGATGCGCTGATCTTGAATATTGACCATCATCCAACCAACAACGGTTACGGTGCTGTGCAGCTGATCAAGCCGGATGCGGCAGCAACTGCAGAAATCCTGTTTGACCTGCTGAAGACCTTCGGGGTGCAGTGGGATATTGATATTGCTACAGCGATCTACACCGGTTTGCTTACGGATACAGGCGGGTTCCGCTATAACAATACCTCAGCTAAAGTAATGGCAGCAGTCTCTGAGCTGCTTGCACTAGGCGTTAACGGACCGGAGCTGGCTGAAACGCTGCTTGAAGAAATGACCCTTGCCCAGGTTAAAGTTTTAAACCGTGCACTTACTACACTGCAGATGAGTCCTGAAGGAGATATTGCCTGGGTACATGTTACCCCCCAGGATATGCTGGAGTGTGGAGCGGCGAACGAAGATCTTGAAGGGATTGTCAATTATCCGCGTAACATCCGCGGGGTAGAAGTAGGCATTCTGTTCAAGGTAATCGATGAGCAGGCAGTCAAGGCCAGCCTGCGTTCAGCAGGTAAAGTCGATGTAGCTGCGCTGGCGCAGGTATTCGGCGGCGGCGGACATACCCGTGCTGCGGGGGCCAGGATTAACGGCACTCTCGAAGAAGCGGTTGCGCAGGTGCTTGAGGAGGTTAAGCGTCATTTATGA
- a CDS encoding S41 family peptidase encodes MEKKHYLFAAAILSIAGIIAAAVSTGNAGLGWGQSGRLLEGSPVPSAAAHNGEAAASPLNTTLSGLPVPAPAPEVAKLSPAQMKEDLDSLTDTLVKVHPRLIDGWTAEEQQVIEAAYAKADQPRTPGEFYFIADSIATLLHDAHTVLYSPTVNKYLDIPLFWSREGLVVTDKRGQLLPGDLVTDIGGRSISELEAELSSVISAENDIWVKERGQSLLRTEQFLNYLGLISDQHTVEITVMRGSQSLAQSFELTDSSGQAEYNPFPKYNTDFTFEMDKKRSLGIFQLNSCVNSEDYKATLQRFFNEVHTQGITNVAVDLRNNGGGDSSVVSEFLTYTDIKEYRSFKSEIRYSPQVKQQRPGSPDHGVAVNEAEIITNALQTEYPFSGNLYVLTSPRTFSSANMFALIVQDNKLGQLIGQATGNKPSSYGDYLSFRLPASGISYIVSHKKFTRPDPSRDPASAVIPDIEAYTTARDIIDRRDAQMEKLYEVIGQNQPAAASKLN; translated from the coding sequence ATGGAGAAAAAACATTATCTATTCGCAGCCGCAATTCTATCCATAGCCGGAATCATCGCTGCAGCCGTCTCCACCGGAAACGCCGGATTGGGCTGGGGGCAAAGCGGGCGGCTCCTCGAGGGTTCCCCTGTTCCCTCAGCAGCTGCACATAATGGTGAAGCGGCAGCCAGCCCGCTTAATACAACCCTTTCCGGGCTGCCAGTCCCTGCCCCCGCTCCCGAAGTGGCAAAGCTGAGCCCGGCACAGATGAAAGAGGATCTGGACAGCCTCACGGATACGCTCGTGAAGGTGCATCCACGGTTAATTGACGGATGGACGGCTGAAGAACAGCAGGTTATTGAAGCGGCGTACGCAAAGGCCGATCAGCCCCGGACACCGGGCGAATTTTATTTCATAGCCGACTCAATAGCCACGCTGCTGCATGACGCGCATACCGTGCTGTATTCGCCAACTGTAAATAAATATCTGGATATTCCGTTATTCTGGAGCCGTGAAGGTCTGGTGGTGACTGACAAACGGGGCCAGCTGCTGCCTGGGGATCTGGTGACGGATATCGGGGGACGCAGCATTAGCGAACTGGAAGCAGAGCTAAGCTCAGTTATTTCTGCAGAGAATGACATTTGGGTTAAGGAACGGGGCCAGAGCCTGCTCCGGACAGAACAATTCCTTAACTACTTAGGGTTGATTTCAGATCAGCATACAGTGGAGATAACCGTTATGCGCGGCTCGCAGTCTCTGGCCCAGAGCTTTGAGTTAACGGATTCTTCCGGACAGGCTGAATATAATCCATTTCCCAAGTATAATACTGATTTTACCTTCGAGATGGATAAGAAACGGTCCTTAGGCATCTTCCAATTGAACAGCTGCGTGAATTCTGAGGATTACAAAGCTACCCTTCAGCGGTTTTTTAACGAAGTGCATACTCAGGGGATTACTAATGTTGCTGTCGATTTAAGGAATAACGGGGGCGGCGATTCAAGTGTTGTTAGTGAATTCCTGACCTATACCGATATTAAGGAATACCGCAGCTTCAAAAGCGAAATCCGCTATTCCCCCCAAGTCAAGCAGCAGCGGCCAGGCAGCCCGGACCATGGCGTTGCGGTTAATGAGGCGGAAATAATTACGAATGCTCTGCAGACAGAATATCCGTTCAGCGGTAATCTGTATGTGCTGACTTCGCCGCGTACCTTTAGCTCGGCGAACATGTTCGCTTTAATTGTGCAGGATAACAAGCTGGGACAACTTATCGGGCAAGCCACCGGGAATAAGCCCTCGTCTTATGGCGATTACCTGAGTTTCCGGCTTCCGGCTTCCGGAATCAGCTATATCGTCTCCCACAAAAAATTCACCCGCCCTGATCCCAGCCGTGATCCGGCCAGCGCGGTCATTCCAGATATTGAAGCTTATACAACAGCCCGGGATATTATAGACCGCCGGGATGCCCAGATGGAGAAGCTGTATGAGGTGATTGGACAGAATCAGCCCGCAGCCGCTTCCAAGCTGAATTAA
- the dpsA gene encoding dipicolinate synthase subunit DpsA, with translation MLTGIRIVFLGGDARQLEVIRKCVEMDAAVSVAGFDKWEVPSPGVSLELLSAELLEHADVLVLPTVGCDDEGYVNALFSSERLQLREEHIAALPSRAIVYTGMAKSYLRSLCAKRSLKLVELLNRDDVAIYNSIPTAEGALVMAIQNTDFTIHGSTCMVLGMGRTGFTMARALQGMGATVKVGVRKQEHYARAAEMGWKPFMTDNLLNHVPEADLIFNTIPSMIINAQVLSRLLRHCVIIDLASAPGGCDFRYAEKRGIKAMLAPGLPGIVAPRSAGIIMANALVQSISDETLVRGDE, from the coding sequence ATGCTTACTGGCATCAGGATCGTGTTCCTGGGCGGGGACGCGAGACAACTTGAAGTGATTCGGAAATGTGTGGAAATGGATGCAGCGGTAAGTGTTGCCGGGTTCGACAAATGGGAGGTCCCAAGCCCTGGGGTCAGCCTGGAACTGCTGTCGGCAGAGCTGCTTGAACATGCGGATGTGCTCGTGCTGCCGACTGTTGGCTGCGATGATGAAGGTTATGTGAATGCATTGTTCTCTTCCGAGCGGCTGCAGCTGCGGGAGGAGCATATCGCTGCCCTGCCTTCCCGGGCGATTGTGTACACCGGTATGGCTAAAAGCTATCTGCGCAGCCTGTGCGCAAAGCGTTCCCTTAAGCTTGTAGAGCTGCTTAACCGGGATGATGTGGCTATTTATAACTCCATTCCGACAGCGGAGGGAGCACTGGTGATGGCGATCCAAAATACCGACTTCACGATACACGGCTCCACCTGCATGGTGCTGGGTATGGGAAGAACCGGCTTCACCATGGCGAGGGCGCTGCAGGGAATGGGGGCAACCGTAAAGGTAGGCGTGAGGAAACAGGAGCATTATGCCAGGGCGGCGGAAATGGGCTGGAAGCCCTTTATGACGGATAATCTGCTGAACCATGTGCCGGAGGCGGATCTTATCTTTAATACAATTCCAAGTATGATTATCAACGCACAGGTTCTATCACGGCTTCTGCGGCACTGCGTGATCATTGATTTGGCTTCCGCACCGGGCGGATGTGATTTCCGCTATGCCGAGAAGCGCGGGATCAAGGCGATGCTGGCACCGGGACTTCCCGGTATCGTTGCCCCGAGGAGCGCCGGAATCATTATGGCAAATGCGCTGGTACAGTCGATATCGGACGAGACTTTAGTCAGGGGGGACGAATGA
- the dut gene encoding dUTP diphosphatase — translation MSYYVQINKLPGNEDVLLPRKMSEQASGYDLYAAVAEAVVLAPGERALIPTGISLAMPDGLEAQIRPRSGLALKHGITCLNTPGTIDADYRGEVKVLLINLGQEPFAIARNERIAQMVFQAVPSVTLVEVDQLSETERGAGGFGHTGK, via the coding sequence TTGTCTTATTACGTGCAAATTAACAAACTTCCGGGTAACGAAGATGTGCTGCTGCCCCGTAAAATGTCTGAACAGGCCTCAGGATATGACCTGTATGCTGCTGTAGCAGAGGCTGTAGTGCTTGCTCCGGGCGAGCGGGCGTTAATCCCGACCGGAATATCCCTCGCTATGCCGGACGGGCTGGAGGCGCAAATCCGTCCGCGCAGCGGGCTGGCGCTGAAACATGGCATTACCTGCCTCAATACGCCGGGTACAATTGACGCGGATTACCGCGGTGAGGTCAAGGTGCTGCTGATCAATCTGGGACAGGAGCCGTTTGCTATCGCCCGCAATGAACGGATTGCCCAGATGGTGTTCCAGGCGGTGCCTTCTGTGACGCTGGTGGAAGTAGATCAGCTCTCGGAAACCGAGCGCGGCGCCGGTGGCTTCGGCCATACCGGTAAGTAA
- the rpsO gene encoding 30S ribosomal protein S15: protein MALTQERKHQLIDEHKTHESDTGSPEVQVAILTENIVNLTDHLRTHKKDHHSRRGLLKMVGQRRKLLAYLKNKDIRRYSALIEKLGLRR, encoded by the coding sequence ATGGCATTGACTCAAGAACGTAAACACCAATTGATCGACGAGCACAAAACTCACGAATCCGACACAGGATCCCCTGAGGTGCAAGTTGCTATCCTTACGGAGAACATCGTTAATTTGACTGACCACTTGCGTACGCACAAGAAGGATCATCATTCCCGCCGCGGACTGCTGAAGATGGTTGGACAACGTCGTAAACTGCTGGCGTATTTGAAGAACAAAGACATCAGACGTTACAGCGCCCTGATCGAAAAACTGGGATTGCGTCGTTAA
- a CDS encoding pitrilysin family protein yields MDKILLSNGLRVVTEKIPTGRSVSFGIWVKTGSRNENPLNNGISHFIEHMLFKGTDRYSAKDIAEQFDAIGGNVNAFTSKEYTCYYAKVLDEHLPIAVDVLADMFFRSRMDAEELAKEKNVILEEIAMCEDTPDDLVHELMCAAAYGEHPLAYTILGLKERLLEMTPDDLRTYMKEQYTIENTVISVAGNINDGLIDLLEQHFGSFANHGESPALTEPDYQGELVFHKKKTEQNHICISLPGVQSGGVHQYPMALLNNAFGGGMSSRLFQEIREKRGLAYSVFSYHSAQADSGLFTVYAGTAPKQTKEVTELIKEMLHDLAVNGLSEDELRKGKEQLKGSLILSLESTSSRMNRMGKNELMLGRQDTLDEMIAKIAAVTMDDVNALLDFMFSQPLSLAMVGSSDKAIERVRRDDLVLLRAN; encoded by the coding sequence TTGGACAAAATATTATTATCGAACGGCCTGCGGGTGGTCACGGAGAAAATCCCGACCGGAAGGTCCGTATCCTTCGGAATCTGGGTCAAGACGGGCTCGCGCAATGAGAATCCGCTGAATAACGGGATTTCACATTTTATCGAGCATATGCTCTTCAAGGGAACTGACCGCTACAGCGCGAAAGATATCGCGGAGCAGTTTGATGCAATTGGCGGCAACGTCAATGCCTTTACCTCCAAGGAATATACATGCTACTATGCCAAAGTCCTGGATGAGCACCTGCCGATTGCGGTGGATGTGCTGGCGGATATGTTTTTCCGTTCACGGATGGATGCGGAGGAGCTGGCCAAGGAGAAAAATGTGATTCTTGAGGAGATCGCCATGTGCGAGGATACTCCGGATGATCTGGTCCATGAGCTGATGTGTGCTGCTGCATATGGGGAGCACCCGCTGGCATATACCATTCTCGGGCTGAAGGAGCGCCTGCTGGAAATGACGCCGGACGACCTCCGGACGTACATGAAGGAACAGTATACAATAGAGAATACAGTAATCAGTGTAGCCGGGAATATCAATGACGGGCTGATTGACCTGCTCGAGCAGCATTTCGGGTCCTTTGCTAACCACGGGGAATCCCCGGCGCTGACTGAACCGGATTATCAGGGTGAACTCGTCTTCCACAAAAAGAAAACCGAGCAGAACCATATCTGTATCTCCCTGCCCGGTGTACAGAGCGGCGGTGTGCATCAATATCCGATGGCACTTCTCAACAATGCCTTCGGCGGCGGCATGAGTTCACGGCTGTTCCAGGAGATCCGCGAGAAGCGCGGACTGGCCTATTCCGTATTCTCTTACCACAGCGCACAGGCGGACAGCGGACTGTTCACGGTGTATGCCGGGACTGCACCGAAGCAGACCAAGGAAGTTACAGAGCTGATCAAAGAAATGCTGCATGATCTGGCCGTGAACGGCCTCAGCGAGGATGAGCTGCGCAAGGGTAAGGAACAGCTGAAGGGCAGCCTGATCTTAAGCCTGGAGAGCACCAGCAGCCGGATGAACCGGATGGGTAAAAATGAGCTGATGCTCGGCAGACAGGATACGCTGGATGAGATGATAGCTAAAATAGCGGCTGTTACCATGGATGACGTGAATGCGCTGCTGGACTTTATGTTCTCGCAGCCGCTGTCCCTGGCAATGGTCGGTTCAAGTGATAAAGCGATAGAGAGAGTTAGGAGAGATGATCTTGTCTTATTACGTGCAAATTAA
- the truB gene encoding tRNA pseudouridine(55) synthase TruB, producing MSELTGVLAVYKPAGFTSHDVVAKARRILGMKRIGHTGTLDPQVTGVLPLCLGRATRVVEYIQELPKEYVATLRLGLASDTEDLTGTITESVEEVHVTEAEVLAVLDSFKGVISQVPPMYSAVKVDGKRLYELAREGKTVERKSREVEIYEIEMLGMVHSGNYPDIKFRALCSKGTYIRTLCVDIGRALGVPAVMVQLERTMSAGISASHCLTLEQIAEHSQAGTLEAHLIATDEAIAHLPKHVVVDEKKKSALQGQRLSSRFVAPEVKRSGDFRLYDQRGEFLGIYALESSGAIAPVKVFAQAQS from the coding sequence ATGAGTGAGCTGACAGGTGTTCTGGCCGTATATAAGCCGGCCGGGTTCACTTCACATGATGTTGTAGCGAAGGCACGCCGGATTCTTGGCATGAAGCGGATTGGACATACCGGCACACTTGATCCGCAAGTGACCGGAGTGCTGCCGCTGTGTCTGGGACGGGCTACGCGGGTGGTTGAATACATCCAGGAGCTGCCTAAGGAATATGTCGCGACGCTCCGGCTTGGTCTTGCCAGCGATACAGAAGATTTAACCGGGACAATTACGGAGTCAGTAGAAGAGGTCCATGTCACTGAAGCAGAAGTGCTCGCTGTGCTGGACTCATTCAAAGGCGTAATTTCACAGGTTCCTCCAATGTACTCGGCAGTTAAGGTCGATGGCAAGCGCCTGTATGAGCTGGCCAGAGAAGGCAAGACTGTAGAACGCAAGAGCCGTGAAGTAGAAATATATGAGATTGAAATGCTTGGCATGGTCCACAGCGGGAATTACCCCGATATTAAGTTCCGTGCCCTGTGCTCCAAAGGTACTTATATCCGTACTTTGTGCGTGGATATCGGCCGTGCGCTGGGAGTTCCGGCTGTCATGGTCCAGCTGGAACGGACGATGTCAGCCGGAATATCGGCCAGCCATTGCCTAACCCTGGAACAGATTGCTGAGCACAGCCAGGCCGGTACGCTTGAAGCGCACCTGATTGCTACTGATGAAGCGATTGCGCATCTGCCGAAGCATGTCGTTGTGGATGAGAAGAAGAAGTCAGCGCTGCAGGGACAACGCCTGTCCAGCCGGTTTGTGGCACCAGAAGTGAAGCGAAGCGGAGATTTCCGGCTGTATGATCAGCGAGGGGAGTTCCTGGGCATTTATGCCCTGGAGTCTTCCGGTGCAATCGCTCCTGTTAAGGTGTTCGCACAGGCGCAGTCGTAA
- a CDS encoding bifunctional riboflavin kinase/FAD synthetase produces the protein MRTVTLSYPMSPETAAQLAQPQVVALGQFDGLHRGHASVITKAVALARQAGVPAAVMTFHPHPKDVMGKGDYEGYLTPKRDKQELLAGMGVELLYTIEFNEELSRVSPEDFVSVMLLPLQMVTAVVGFDFRFGYKGEGDADRLRELGQGNMNVEAVAPFLLEGEKVSSSGIRKSLLNGELEKANAWFGRCYHLRGTVGHGEKRGRTIGFPTANLQLEDRYVIPAKGVYAVKVTHNEQMLYGVMNVGVKPTFHEGVTAPSFEVHLFDFAGDIYGQELKVELAAFIRSERKFESIGALIAQIGADAETAKVLLGYPS, from the coding sequence GTGAGAACCGTAACCTTAAGCTATCCTATGTCGCCGGAGACTGCGGCACAATTGGCACAGCCTCAAGTTGTCGCCCTGGGACAGTTCGATGGACTGCACCGTGGACATGCCAGCGTCATTACCAAGGCTGTAGCTCTGGCCCGGCAGGCCGGAGTGCCGGCGGCTGTCATGACCTTTCATCCCCATCCGAAGGATGTTATGGGTAAAGGTGATTATGAGGGCTATTTGACACCGAAGCGAGACAAGCAGGAACTGCTTGCCGGGATGGGTGTTGAACTTTTATATACAATTGAATTCAATGAAGAGCTCTCCCGGGTCAGCCCGGAAGACTTTGTTTCGGTGATGCTGCTGCCGCTCCAGATGGTAACCGCCGTGGTCGGCTTCGACTTCCGCTTCGGCTACAAGGGTGAAGGGGATGCGGACAGGCTCAGAGAGCTGGGGCAGGGCAATATGAATGTGGAGGCAGTCGCTCCGTTTCTGCTGGAAGGCGAGAAGGTCAGCAGCTCAGGAATCCGCAAGAGCCTGCTGAACGGGGAACTGGAGAAGGCCAACGCCTGGTTTGGCCGCTGTTATCACCTGCGCGGAACCGTAGGCCATGGAGAGAAGCGGGGCCGGACCATCGGTTTCCCCACCGCCAATCTGCAGCTTGAAGACCGCTACGTCATTCCTGCCAAAGGCGTATACGCCGTCAAGGTAACTCATAATGAACAAATGTTATACGGGGTCATGAATGTCGGCGTAAAACCAACGTTCCACGAAGGCGTCACAGCTCCGAGCTTCGAGGTGCACCTGTTTGATTTTGCCGGGGATATTTATGGGCAGGAGCTTAAGGTAGAACTGGCAGCCTTCATCCGTTCCGAGCGCAAGTTCGAATCCATAGGGGCATTAATTGCCCAGATTGGTGCCGATGCCGAGACAGCCAAAGTGCTGCTTGGCTATCCATCCTGA
- the pnp gene encoding polyribonucleotide nucleotidyltransferase — translation MEQRVEMLLGGRRLVLETGRLAKQANAAVMVRYGDTSVLCTVTASSEPKDLDFFPLTVNYEERLYAVGKIPGGFIKREGRPSEKAILSSRLTDRPIRPLFPEGFRNDVQVLNLVMSVEQDCAPDIAAMIGTSAALSISDVPFNGPIGGVAVGRIDGEFIINPTVAQQAVSEIYVVVAGTKDAIMMVEAEANEVSEDVMLEAIMFGHDEVRKIVAVIEQLVAVAGKEKMAVKLHAVNADVNTEVRAYAQSRLVEAVRIAEKHARQDAIDVINSETVEYFVEKYIETPELLKDVKEVLHDIVKDEVRRLITHDKVRPDGRKLDEIRPIECDTALLPRTHGSGLFTRGQTQILSVCTLGALGDVQILDGIDPAETKRFMHHYNFPPFSVGEARPLRAPGRREIGHGALGERALSKVIPSETEFPYTIRLVSEAIESNGSTSQASICASILAMMDAGVPIKAPVAGVAMGLIKDGEHVSILTDIQGMEDHLGDMDFKVAGTAEGVTAIQMDIKIDGIDRKILQDALEQAREGRMFILGKMNEAISAPRPSLSQYAPKIIIININPDKIRDVIGAGGKIINKIIEETGVKIDIEQDGRVFIGSSDEAMIQKARGIIEGIVKEVQVGEIYAGTVRRIEKFGAFVELIPGKDGLVHISQLSTERVAKVEDVVAIGDVITVKVTEIDQQGRVNLSRKAVLTAEAKA, via the coding sequence ATGGAACAACGTGTAGAAATGCTGCTAGGCGGAAGACGCCTTGTGCTGGAAACAGGCCGTCTGGCCAAACAAGCGAACGCAGCCGTTATGGTTCGTTACGGAGATACTTCAGTATTGTGTACGGTTACAGCTTCCAGTGAGCCTAAAGATCTGGATTTCTTCCCGCTTACAGTGAACTATGAAGAAAGATTATATGCAGTAGGTAAAATCCCCGGCGGATTCATCAAGCGTGAAGGCCGTCCGAGTGAAAAAGCCATTCTGTCCAGCCGTCTGACCGACCGCCCGATCCGTCCATTGTTCCCGGAAGGGTTCCGCAATGACGTTCAGGTGCTGAATCTGGTTATGAGCGTGGAGCAGGACTGCGCACCTGATATTGCGGCAATGATCGGTACTTCCGCTGCACTGAGTATTTCCGATGTGCCTTTCAACGGCCCTATCGGCGGTGTGGCAGTAGGCCGTATCGACGGTGAATTCATCATCAATCCGACTGTAGCCCAGCAGGCAGTCAGTGAGATCTACGTGGTAGTAGCGGGTACGAAGGATGCTATCATGATGGTTGAAGCTGAAGCGAATGAAGTATCCGAAGATGTGATGCTTGAAGCGATTATGTTCGGTCATGATGAAGTCCGCAAGATTGTTGCTGTGATTGAGCAGCTCGTGGCTGTTGCCGGTAAGGAAAAGATGGCAGTGAAGCTGCATGCGGTTAACGCTGATGTGAATACAGAGGTTCGTGCTTATGCGCAGAGCCGCCTGGTTGAAGCGGTAAGAATTGCCGAGAAGCATGCCCGTCAGGATGCCATCGACGTTATCAACAGTGAAACGGTGGAGTATTTCGTAGAGAAATACATAGAGACACCAGAACTTCTGAAGGATGTAAAAGAAGTGCTGCATGATATCGTGAAGGACGAAGTAAGACGTCTGATCACGCATGATAAAGTACGCCCGGATGGACGCAAGCTGGACGAGATCCGTCCGATTGAATGCGATACAGCCCTGCTGCCGCGTACGCACGGTTCCGGTCTGTTCACACGCGGTCAAACACAGATCCTGAGCGTATGTACACTTGGCGCACTGGGTGATGTGCAGATTCTGGACGGCATTGATCCGGCTGAAACCAAGCGTTTCATGCATCATTACAATTTCCCTCCGTTCAGCGTAGGGGAAGCCCGTCCGCTGAGAGCACCGGGACGCCGCGAAATCGGCCATGGCGCACTGGGTGAGCGCGCATTGTCCAAGGTCATTCCAAGTGAAACTGAATTCCCGTACACCATCCGTCTGGTATCAGAAGCGATTGAATCCAACGGTTCAACTTCCCAGGCGAGCATTTGCGCCAGTATCCTGGCGATGATGGATGCCGGGGTGCCGATTAAGGCACCAGTAGCAGGTGTTGCTATGGGTCTGATCAAAGACGGGGAGCATGTCTCTATCCTGACCGATATTCAAGGCATGGAAGATCACCTCGGCGATATGGACTTTAAGGTAGCAGGTACAGCAGAAGGTGTTACTGCGATTCAGATGGATATCAAAATCGACGGTATCGACCGCAAAATTCTGCAGGATGCTCTGGAGCAAGCGAGAGAAGGACGTATGTTCATCCTGGGTAAGATGAATGAAGCCATCTCCGCACCAAGACCAAGCCTGTCCCAATATGCGCCAAAAATCATCATCATCAACATCAACCCGGACAAAATCCGCGATGTTATCGGTGCTGGTGGTAAGATCATCAACAAGATCATTGAAGAAACCGGCGTGAAAATCGACATCGAACAGGATGGACGTGTCTTCATCGGCTCTTCCGACGAAGCGATGATCCAGAAGGCCCGCGGTATTATCGAAGGCATCGTGAAAGAAGTTCAGGTCGGTGAAATTTATGCAGGTACTGTAAGACGCATCGAGAAGTTCGGCGCATTCGTTGAACTGATCCCTGGTAAAGACGGTCTTGTGCATATTTCCCAGCTGTCTACAGAACGCGTAGCCAAAGTGGAAGATGTGGTTGCGATCGGTGATGTTATTACCGTGAAGGTAACCGAAATTGACCAGCAGGGCCGTGTCAATCTGTCGCGCAAAGCTGTACTGACTGCGGAAGCGAAGGCTTAA